A segment of the Nostoc sp. TCL26-01 genome:
GGTTTAGTGGATAGCAGTAAAAAAGTTTTGATCATTACATCCCGTGGTGGTACGTATCCACCAGGAACCCCCTACGCAGCTTACGATTTTCAAGAAAACTATCTTCGTGCTATTTTAGGTTTCATCGGTTTAACTGAGATAACTTTCATTCACGCTGATAGCCTTAACTTGGGTGATGATGCGAGACAAAAATCTCTAGCTCTAGCTAAGGATGCGATCGCTCAAGCTGTAACTAATTGGTAACTCATCTAAAAACTCAAACAAAAAAGCGCCACCCTCACGGGTGGCGCTTTTTTGAATTAAACTCAACTCAAAGATTAACCGTGGATAGCAGGAGCGCTGATAGCCACAGGAGCAGACTCAGCAGCAGCCAAATCTAAGGGGAAGTTGTGAGCATTGCGCTCGTGCATGACTTCCATACCCAAGTTAGCGCGGTTGATGATGTCAGCCCAGGTATTGATTACACGACCTTGAGAGTCGATGATGGATTGGTTGAAGTTGAATCCGTTCAAGTTGAACGCCATTGTGCTTACGCCTAGGGCGGTGAACCAGATACCAATCACTGGCCATGCTGCTAGGAAGAAGTGCAAGGAACGGCTGTTGTTGAAGGATGCGTATTGGAAGATGAGACGACCGAAGTAGCCGTGGGCTGCCACGATGTTGTAGGTTTCTTCTTCTTGTCCGAATTTGTAGCCGTAGTTCTGTGATTCGTTTTCGCTGGTTTCACGAACTAAGGAAGATGTTACTAAGCTTCCGTGCATTGCACTGAATAAGCTTCCACCGAATACTCCTGCTACTCCTAACATATGGAAGGGGTGCATCAGGATGTTATGCTCTGCTTGGAACACGATCATGAAGTTGAAGGTTCCAGAGATACCCAAGGGCATTCCGTCTGAGAATGATCCTTGTCCGATTGGGTATACCAAGAATACTGCTGTTGCTGCTGCTACGGGGGGGCGGAGAAGGCTAGGCAGATCCATGGACGCATTCCTAGGCGGTATGATAGTTCCCATTCACGTCCTAGGTAGCAGAATACTCCGATTAAGAAGTGGAATACTACTAGTTGGTATGGACCTCCGTTGTATAACCACTCGTCTAATGATGCTGCTTCCCATATTGGGTAGAAGTGTAGTCCAATTGCGTTGGATGATGGTACTACTGCTCCGGAGATGATGTTGTTTCCGTACATTAATGAACCTGCTACTGGTTCACGGATGCCGTCGATGTCTACGGGGGGGGCGGCGATGAAGGCGATGATGAAGCAGGTGGTTGCAGCTAGCAAGGTGGGGATCATTAATACGCCGAACCAGCCGATGTATATGCGGTTGTTGGTGCTGGTGATCCAGTTGCAGAACTGTTCCCATACGTTGGCGCTTTGGCGCTGTTGTAAGGTTGCGGTCATTGCTTTATGATTGCGGTTTTATGTATGTTTTTGGTAGGTGTTTCTACCTTGCTTACTACATTAATCTTAATATTTAGTTTTGTAAAGAGTTTTGAGAAAGAATTTTTAGATAATTTTGGCTAAAATCCTATAACTAAGTATCTGCAAGGGTTTGCAGAAACAGACAAGGTAAACTTTTTCGGCTCCTTATTACAAATATTAATAATTCATATAAAAAATTCTGCCTCATGCCAGTTGCTAATTTTTCCATCATTACTTATAGCCCTGCTTACACGATTGTGCCTACCTATGAATGCTTCAATCGTTGTAGCTACTGTAACTTTCGCACTGACCCTGGCAATAGCCCTTGGATGAGTCTATCCACAGCAGAAACTATCTTCAAGCAATTGCAAAACCACAAAGTCTGTGAAATCCTCATTTTGAGTGGTGAAGTCCACCCCAATTCATCACAGCGTTCCGCATGGTTCCAAAGAATCTATGATTTATGTAAATCAGCGTTAACAATGGGTTTTCTCCCCCATACGAATGCGGGGCCACTGAGTTTTGCAGAGATGCAACAGCTAAAAAACGTTAATGTTTCGATGGGTTTAATGTTGGAACAGTTAACACCAAAATTATTAGAGACAGTGCATCGTCATGCACCAAGTAAGTTACCAGAACTAAGGCTACAACAATTAGAGTGGGCAGGAAAATTGCAAATTCCTTTTACAACTGGATTACTTTTGGGGATTGGAGAAACTGTTGAGGATTGGTGGGAAACGTTGACAGCGATCGCCAATTTGCATCAACGCTACCATCACATTCAAGAAGTTATTCTCCAACCCCATAGTCCAGGAACTCAGCAAACTTTTGATGCGCCACCATTTAATCCGCATCAATTACCAGAAGTGATTGCTCAAGCACGTCAAATTCTACCACTAGACATCACAATTCAAATTCCCCCAAACTTAGTTAAAGATAAACAATGGTTACTCGCTTGTGTAGAAGCTGGTGCTAGAGATTTAGGAGGAATTAGCCCCAAAGATGAGGTAAATCCTGATTATCCTCATCTTCAGGCACAAACTTTACAAGAAATTTTACAGTCTGGGGGTTGGGAATTAGTGCCACGTTTGCCTGTGTATCCCCAGTTTGATGATTGGTTATCAGCAGAGTTGCAAGAGGTGGTAAAGCAGTGGCGAAAATTGCTAATTCAGCATGATTTATTTGCCAATACAAAACTTACTAAAAATCCTATCTAGCACTGATTCTGTAACTTCTTCCCCGGTGATTTCTCCTAGTGCATGAATGGCTCCCCGTAAATCAATTGTCCAAAAATCTAGGGGTAACTGTTGATTGATTGTAGCTTGTACCTGTTCTAAAGAGATTTTAGCTTGAGTGAGTGCGGCTGCTTGTCTTTGATTAATTGCTAAATCCATATCAGCTGCTTGGAGTTTTTCGGTTTTAACTAGGGCTAATATAGCTGTTTCCAGATGAGAAATACCTTGTTTTTGGGCTGCTGCTGTATAGACAATGTGATGAATATTTTGGGGATATTTTAAAGATGTGAGGAATTGTTTTTCGACTAAATCGATTTTATTAATGACCAAAATTAGGGGACGGTGTTGTACTTGTTCGTAAATTTCTTGGTCGTCTGTTGTCCACCCAGTAGCAGCATCGATGGTCAGTAAGACTAAATCGGCTGTATTGGCAGCATGACGCGATCGCTCTACACCAATTTTTTCTACTTGGTCAGATGTGGCTCGAATGCCTGCTGTATCTAACACCTGTACGGGAATTCCCCCCACAACTAACTGGGATTCCACTACATCACGGGTTGTACCGGGTAAATCAGTGACAATGGCGCGATCGCTCTGACTCCAAGCATTCAACAAACTGGATTTACCTACATTGGGACGACCGACAATTGCTACTTTTAACCCTGAACGCAGTAGTTCACCCTGATCTTTAGTCGCCAGTAACCGAGAAATTTCTGCGCTAATGTTTTCAATTGCTGATATGATGACTTTATCATCCAACGGAGGCAAGTCTTCCTCAAAATCAATCCGAGCTTCAATCTCCGCCAAAATATCTAAGCAGTTAGTGCGTAACTGTCGAATCGGATGAGCTAATTTTCCTTGCAAACCAGCTAAAGCGGCTTGGGCTGCTTGGGGTGATTTAGCTCCTACCAAATCAGCAATACCCTCAGCCTGAGTTAAATCTAACCTCCCATGCAAAAATGCTCGGAGTGTAAATTCTCCCGCCTGCGCTAGCCTAGCCCCATTTTCTAAACACAGTTGCAACACCTGTTGCACCGCCATAATACCGCCATGACAATGAAATTCGATCACATCTTCGCGGGTGTAAGAACGAGGCGCTTTCATGATCAGTAACAAGGCTTCATCTACTAATTGCCGGGTTTGGGGATGACGGATGTAACCGTAGAGAATCCGGTGACTCTCCCAAACTTGCTTCCCTGGAGCATGAAATAGAGTTTGTGCGATCGCCAGCGCCTGAGAACCAGACACTCGCACAATTCCCACGCTACCTTGTTGAGGGACAATAGCAGTAGCGATCGCCGCAATAGTTCCAGTAGTAGCTAACAGTTCCGACATCAGCGTCTTTTTACATATATATGATTAGCGTAACAAGGATTGGAGTGAGGGAGTGAGGGAGTGAGGGAGTGGGGGAGTGCTGAGTGCTGAGTGGGGGGTGCAGGGGTGTGAACAGTGAACAGTGAACAGTGAACGTTTATTAACTGGTAACTGATAACTGTTAACTGGTAACTGATTTGGTAGGGGTGCAGGGGAGAAGAAGAAATGCTAATGACCAATGACTATTGACTATTGACTATTGACCAATGACTCTTACTTATTACCTAAAATGGTAAGTATAGAGACTAATTACATAGCAAAGAGCAAGGTAAAATTTATCTGGAGGGTAGAAAAACGCCCCAAGTAGAGAGGAGTTAACTGTGGAGCAAAAAATTGACTGCGCTCAAGCTTGCGTCAACGGCTGTGTTTTGGGGAACAAATGCCCAAATATTGAGTTCAGAGAAGCTACATCCCAATTTATTGCTGAGACTTCTCTAGACCAAATGCTGCAAATCGCGGAAGAACGTCTACGCAAAAAAATGACGGAACCACCAAAGTGGGTTCTGCCTGAAGATTAATCATCCGAGTTGCTAGTTATGTAAATATAGTTTTTGGATTTGGTGATTGGTAATTGAGAATTGATGGGGAATTCTTTATCGTTACCCATAACCAGTCCTAAAATTGATAACTAGCAACTTACTCAGGATCGACAACTATAGAAAGGGCTAGTTGATAAATTTGGCGGCGGTTTAAAGCAGTATATTTTGCCAATTGACGACTAGCTTGCGATCGCGTTATCCCTTGACTAATTAACTGTTGCAATTCAGCTTTGAGTTGGGCTTCCGTTAATTGGGTTTCGTTAGCAATATTACCAGCAACTATTATAGTGTATTCTCCTTGGGGTTCTCGTTGTTGGTAGTGAGCGATCGCTTCGGCAATATTTCCCCGCCAAAATTCCTCATATAATTTAGTTAATTCCCGTGCTAATACAATTTGGCGATCGCTTCCCCACACTTGTGCTAAATCTTGTAAAGTTTCCCGCAAACGGTGCGGCGATTCATAGAAAATTAAAGTACGGGACTCTGTTTGCAAAAACTCTAAATATTCTCGTCTTTGTTGACTCTTAGCTGGCAAAAAACCCTCAAACACAAACCGATCTGTTGGTAGTCCAGCCGCACTCAAAGCCGTAATTGCAGCACTCGCACCGGGAATTGGCACAACGGTTAATCCCGCTTCAACACAAGCCTTCACCAATTCATATCCAGGATCAGATATACCAGGCATACCCGCATCACTCACCAAAGCGATCGCTTTACCAGTCTGCAAATTTTCTAACAATTCGGGAATACGACTGGTACGATTATGTTCATGATAACTAATCTGGGGTGTCTTAATCTGCAAATGCTGTAACAGTTTCCCTGTATGGCGCGTATCTTCTGCCGCAATCAAATCCACCGTCTGCAAAATTCGCACAGCCCGAAAAGTGATATCTTCCAAGTTACCAATGGGTGTACCAACTATATATAGTGTTCTAGGTTGAGGATCAGTTTGCATTCAGAGTAATGAGTGATGAGTGCTGAGTGAGGGAATGGAGGAGTGAGGGAGTGGAGGAGTGAGGGAGTGAGGGAGTGCTGAGTGCTGAGTCAGGGACAAGAAGAAAATCTATTGACTAATGACTATTGACTAATGACTATTGACCAATGACAAAATCTTATCGTGGTTTATTTGTAGGTTTAGTCACGTTAGATTTAATTTATCTAGCTGAATCTGCACCCAAAAATAATCAAAAACTAGTTGCTGTTGACTATACTGTAGCTGCTGGTGGTCCTGCTACCAATGCGGCGGTGACATTTAGTTATTTGGGTAATCAAGCTACAGCTTTGATTGTGCTAGGTTCCCACCCAATGACAGAATTAATTCGCTCTGATTTACATAAATATCCAGTGGCGATCGCTGATCTTGATCCTACTACCGATACTGCACCCCCTGTCTCTTCAATTATTGTTACCCAAAACACAGGTGAACGAGCTGTCATTTCTATTAATGCTGTAAAAACACAAGCTAATGATGACTCAATTCCCCCAGATATTTTACATAATATTGATATAGTCCTCATTGATGGACATCAAATAAAAGTAGGTCATACCGTAGCCCAAATCGCTAAAGCAGATAATATTCCTGTCGTTGTTGATGGTGGTAGCTGGAAACCAGGATTGGAAAAAATCTTGCCATTTGTAGATTACGCCATTTGTTCGGCGAACTTTCACCCTCCTAATTGTGATTCCCCAGCAACAGTTTTTGCCTATCTCCACAACTGGGGAATTCCCCACATCGCTATCACCCACGGAGAACAGCCAATTGAATACTTAAGTGGTGAAAAAACTGGTACTGTAAATGTACCTGCTATTCGAGCAGTAGATACACTTGGGGCTGGAGATATTTTGCACGGTGCTTTTTGCCACTACATTTTACAAACAAGTTTTGCTGATGCACTGGAGAAAGCAGCGATAATTGCCGCCAATGCTTGTAAACATTTTGGTACGCGCCGTTGGATGGATGTAGAATGAAAGACTTACAAGAAATACTAGCGATCGCTCGTACAGTAGGTTGGGGTGCAGCAAAAATCCTACACTCTTATTATCACCAGACAGCAGCAGATTTAAATCTGGGAATCGAGTATAAGCAAAACGAGCCTGTCACCATAGCTGATATTGCTGTTAGTCAATATATCTTAGAGCAGCTGCAATCAGCACTGGGGCAAGAAGATTTTATCTATATCAGTGAAGAAACTTATCAATCACAATTAAATATAGACCTATCATCTACATCTAAATGGGTATGGATTATTGATCCTCTTGATGGAACACGCGACTTTATTGAAAAAACAGGGGATTACGCAGTTCACATTGCCCTAGTTAAAGAAAACAGGACTATCTTAGCTGTTGTAGCCATCCCAGAAGCAAAAAAATTATACTATGCGACCAAAGACGGAGGTACATTTGTCGAAACTCACAATGATTCCGTACCAGTACAATTATCCTTCACCCACAAAAATCAAAGACTGGAGGATTTAATAATAGTCGTCAGCCGTTCCCACCGCAATCAAAGATTAGATTATCTATTGCAGAATTTACCCTGTCGCCATCAAAAAGCTGTTGGTAGTGTGGGTTGTAAAATTGCTACCATTCTCGAACAGCAAGCAGACCTTTACATTTCCTTGTCTGGTAAATCTGCTCCTAAAGACTGGGATATTGCAGCCCCAGAGTTAATTTTGACAGAAGCTGGTGGTAAATTCACACACTTTGATGGAACTATATTAGAATATAATACTGGAGACATTAATCAATGGGGTAGTTTGCTTGCAAGCAACGGTCATTATCATGAAAAACTCTGTGAGGAAGCCAAAAAAATCTTGGCACAGCTAGAAACATAACTTCTACTGAGCAATCTAACATTGAGGGTTTTCACCAAATAACCGACTGTTTCCAGAATTCAAACAATTACCAACCATTATTATAGATAAGCTGTCTAAATCCTGCCAATATTTAACAGCTGTGCTATAGTTGTGTCTATAAGAATTATTTTCGGTTGAGTGACTCATTTTGATTTATAAAAAGTATCTCTCCGAATTTAACTCTCTACATTTCCTGAATTCGGAGACATTGTATGTCAATTTACATCGGTAACTTATCCTACCAAGTTACAGAGGAAGATCTAAAGCTAGCCTTTGCAGAGTACGGAAAAGTTAACCGCGTTCAGTTGCCTACCGACCGTGAAACTGGACGTCCTCGTGGGTTTGCTTTTGTAGAAATGGAAACAGAAGCTCAAGAAAATGCCGCTATTGAAGCACTTGATGGTGCTGAATGGATGGGTCGTGATTTAAAGGTAAACAAAGCTAAACCACGTGAAGAAAGAAGCTCTCCACGTGGAGGCGGTAGCTGGGGCAATAATAACCGCAGTAACCGCCGTTACTAAAGCCTACAAACAGCGCCTTTAGAGTCTCCAGCAGGTAAAGCCAAGGCTCAAATCTGCTGGAATGTTTTATTTTGTCTCCAGTCTTCAACTATTCATCCATCATGGGGAGGAATGCGAATGACACAAGTAGTTTTAGGGGAGAATGAGGGAATTGAGTCGGCATTACGGAGATTCAAGCGGGAAGTTTCTAAAGCAGGAATTTTCCAAGATATGAGGAAAAAGCGCCACTTTGAAACGCCGTTAGAAAAGGAAAAGCGTAAAGCAGTGGCTAGACATAAACAAAATCGTCGCAACCACACTCGCTTCAGATAAGTCTTGACTAACTGGCGAACATCCTTGAGTAACATCTCTGATAAAATTGGCGCTTAATTAACCAACATTCAAGTTGAGTGCTAGGTGTTGATGCCTTGATGTGCTTATAAAACCCCTATCTCTTGGATAGGTTATTAAACGTAAATACCTGAGATCCCCGTCTTTTTATAAAAGGCGGGGATCTTGTTTATCACCCATACTGATGATTGATATAGATAATACCAATGTGGAAAAGCTGGTTAATAGCGTTTCATTTTTGTAACTCAGATAGATATTTATCTACACTCATGTATACTCACAAAGTATTGTAGATAGATTAGACATTTCCCAAAAATCATGTAGAAACGTAGCCTGCTACGTCTCTAAAAGAGTTTCTGACAGCACCAAATTAATTTTATGGGGATGTTTATTTGATCTATAGTTAGTTTTTATTTTGAGATTTTCAAAAAAATGTTACGTGTTTATCATCTGATCATTGGTGTGATTTTAATAGCCCTCATCCCATTGGGAGCAAAATTTGTTCTCCCTCTATTTTCTACAACCAAAGATCCCAAATCCTCTTCTGTAGTAACTCCAACTAAGACTATTAATTCTCAACCAACTGCATTAACAAGTTCTAAGTCAAAACAGGGAAATATTTGGAAAAAATTGTTAGGGAGTAATTCTGCGCCTAATGGTTGGGAAATTATACCTTGTGAGGGAAACGAGCCTTTACTGTGCGTTTCTGCCAAAGGTGTAAGTTTGGGTACAGTAGCAGCTGAGTTGTATCCAGCGCAAAATGATCCGAATTTCCAAAAGCATCTCACAGAGTCCTCTATTCCATTAGGCTCTAAATTAGACTATCAAAATCCTACATCCCAAACCAAACTAGTCAAAGCACTCCAATCTTGGGTTGCAGATTCATACACAGCTTTTGCCAAAAATCATCAAGCTAAATATGGGAATAAGGTAATTTTCTCAAATTATCCTCCTCAACAAGTAACTATTGGTCAGTTACCCGGAATGCGCTACGGTTTTGTAGGAATTAAGCCAGAGGGGGGAATCCAAGAGCAATACATTGGTTATGTGACTTACGACGGCACAACACTTTATGTGATTAATACGTCCTTTAATCCAGCCTCCATCACAGGAAAATTTGCCAACCTAGAAGATTTAGGGGTTTTTCAGCCATACTTGTCAGCGATCGCTGAGAACTTAAACTTACCTATACGTGAGCGATCAGCACAACCATAGCTATGTCAAAATTATTCACATAATACTTGGCTTTTGACATCAGTATTTACCCTGAGAATATTTAGTACTGATCAATATTTAGTTTGTATTGTAATATTTATATCCCTAAATTTATACTATGTATTTTCACTGTAATTAAGTATAAAATCCCATAAATATAGGGTTTATCTCATCACTACTTTTTTTCATTGAGGGGATAAAATTTTTACATGAATTAGATTATGTCATGGTTTCTTGACTAGTAAGTGCAACCGCTTAAGTTAAAAGTATTAAAATTTACTAAATATTGGTTTATACAAATGATATACTTTAATAAACTTTTATATGCTTTTATTGATTTTTAGCTATACAAAATATGTTTGGTATTTTTTTTGTAAAAAAAATATCAAAGACACACTTACCGCCCAAACAAAAAAGTATAATTTTATACGATGTATATAAAAAACTCAATGTTTCTTAGTAATTACAGAATATTACAGTTATATTTTTTGTGAAAATATAAAAAAATAGTTAAGTAAGTTTAATTAAGTTAAAATACTGAGACTTAATTAAAAATCCTGTTGCATAATCGTAAGCTACTGAGAGCTAGTTATGAAGTATTTTTTATAACTAGTCTGTTTTCAAGAACAGTCTTATTCCCTAGATATAGCGTTTTTCAATCAAATTAGCCCATTAGCGAAAAACCTAACAACTCAAATACTTGGTAATTAAAATGAGAGAAGTTCTAGCATTAATAGAAAAAAGAAAACAAGAACTCACTAAATTAGCATTCTTTGATTTTCTGCAAGATACAAATATTGATCCTAAACAAAGGCTTGCATGGGCTCCTTGTTTTGCATTCTTTGCGATGGATTTTAGAGATTTTAACAAGGATATTTTGCGAAAAGAACCAGCGACTGACAAAATTCAAGAGATGATCAACCTGCATACATATGAAGATGCTCGTCACTGGGTATGGTTTCTACAAGATATTAAATTGCTGCAATTAGATCACTCAATTAACTTTACAGATACACTGAGATTTTTGTGGGGTGAGGAAACACAAAAAATCCGCCAATTTTCTCGTAACTTATTTGCTTTGTGTACTTTTGAAGAAGATGTTTTGATGAAACTAGCTATCATTGAATCTATAGAAGCAATGGGTTTCGTATTTTCGTTTGCAACCGCACAAGTCACAAATGAACTGCGGCAAATCACTAAGCAACATTATCCTTATTTTGGTGAATCTCATCATGCTGTAGAGCAAGGACATCTACAAGCGGATATGGAAAATGTCGAAAATTTTATTGAAAACATCCAATTGACACAAGAACAACAAGAAAAAGCTTTTACTTTGGTAAATAGAGTGTTTGCAGATTTTACAGATGTGTGTAATGAAATGGTAACATTTGCCAAGACACACTCTTACCATCAACCATTCACTACAAAAATGAAGATTAAGCAAGCAGTAATATCTGCATGAACTCTATCAGGCTAGATATCTACCAATACAGGTATGTCAACTTTTGCCAATAAAGCTGCTCATTTGTAGAGGGGTACATTTGTAAACCTCTACGAGATATCTAGCTCAAATATTGGGAATCTCAATGATAAATTCTGTTCCTTGTATGGGAGCAGAATTACAAGTTAATTTACCCTTATGCTGTTCTACAATGACTTGATAACTAATAGACAAACCTAAGCCTGTAGCAGTTCCTACAGTTTTAGTAGTAAAAAACGGATCAAAGATTTTTTGCCGCACTTCCTCTGTCATCCCAGCACCGTTATCAGCAATACGGATTTGGACTGTGTTTAATTTGGTTAATTCAGTGCGAATACAAATTGTGGGATGATCAATAGTTGTTGGCTGATTAATTATTGAGACATTGACAAGTGATTCGTCTAAAACATCGATCGCATTACTGATAATATTCATAAAAACCTGATTGAGTTGCCCGGCATAACAAGTAATTTGCGGTAATTGCCCATAATCTTTGACTACTTGAATTTTGGGTGAACCATCATTGGCGTTCAACCTGTGTTGTAAAATCATCAGAGTATTATCAATACCTTCATGAATATCAACAGGTTTCATTTCTGATTCATCTAAGCGGGAGAAGTTGCGTAAACCGAGAATAATATGACTAATCCGTGAGCTACCACTTTTCATGGATTCGATAATATTCGGTAAATCCTCTAGCAAATAATCTAATTCAATGGCTGCAGCTTTCTGTTTTACTCGATTTGTAGGCTGAGGATATTCTTGCTGATAGACAGCAATTAATTCCAATAAACTTTGAATGTATGCGCTTGCATAAGTGATATTGCCATGAATAAAGTTGATGGGGTTATTAATTTCGTGAGCAATACCCGCTACCATTTGCCCCAAAGAAGACATCTTTTCACTTTGAATTAATTGCGTTTGTGTACGTTTTAGTTCTTGCAAAGCTTGCTGTAGATGTTGATTTTTTTCGTATAGCTCCTGTGTTCTATACTCCACTTTTGCTTCTAAGCTATGACTGTATTCTTCTAAGCTTTGATTTGCTTGTGCCACATTCTGATAGAGCATAGCATTTTCTAGAGAAATTGCCGCTTGAGTAGTCAGGAGTTTCAGAACTTCTAAACGATCGCGTGTGAATACTCCTGTTGTCAGGTTATTTTCTAGATAAAGAACACCTAATAATTTACCTTGATTGATAATAGGAATACATAAAAGGCTTTTGGGTTGTTCACGAATAATATAGCGATCGCTACTCAAAAAAGTCACTGTTTTGGCATCATCAGTGACAAAAATTTCTAAAGAGCGTTTGACGTAATTAATCAAAGTAATCGGTACATCATCACTAGATTCTAGAGAATTTAACGGTAACTGGATCGAAATAGGCGCAACTGATGAACTGGAACTAATTGCAGCAATACTCAGTCCTAAATTATCACTTTGATGAAGAATTAAAGCGGCTTTGGAAGCTCCCGCATTTTCCATTACAACTTGCATTAAGGTTGCTAGTAATTGCTCAAGTTCAATTTTTCCAGAAAGTACTTGTGAAGCTTTAATGAGAGTTGCTAAATCTAAGGAGTCAGCAATACTTTTTTGTGAGCCAATAACTGTTTGGTGATTACTCCAGTTAGATATAGATTGATAATTAGCAAAGGTAATTTCATCTCTTTTTTGATGGCTAATTTTTTCTTGCTGGATAATCGCTGTAAGTAATTGGGGATAGCGTTTTGCTAAATCATCTACTTTGGCTTTAGCTCCCCAACGACTGTAACAATAATAAGCATCTGTTATGTAGACTTGAGCGATTTTCATTTTGCCCCATGCAAAATAGAATTTTGCTGCAAGTTCATTAGCTAGTGCTTCTTCATGAATATAATTATTTTCTCTAGCTAGAGAGATAGCACTTTCATAGCATTCTATGGCTTCAACATATTGACCCATGATACGATGATTTTCAGCTGCAACCAAATAAAATTTGTGCAAATAATTCATTGGTGCATGATCTGCCCATTGCTTTAATTTTGCTTGGTTATCAGCCACTTGAGTTAGCAAGTTATCTAGATCAGATTTATTTTCTGAAGATATTGCTAGGGCGATGAGAGAATCATAGAAATAAAATATTGGTATA
Coding sequences within it:
- the cofG gene encoding 7,8-didemethyl-8-hydroxy-5-deazariboflavin synthase subunit CofG, with the protein product MPVANFSIITYSPAYTIVPTYECFNRCSYCNFRTDPGNSPWMSLSTAETIFKQLQNHKVCEILILSGEVHPNSSQRSAWFQRIYDLCKSALTMGFLPHTNAGPLSFAEMQQLKNVNVSMGLMLEQLTPKLLETVHRHAPSKLPELRLQQLEWAGKLQIPFTTGLLLGIGETVEDWWETLTAIANLHQRYHHIQEVILQPHSPGTQQTFDAPPFNPHQLPEVIAQARQILPLDITIQIPPNLVKDKQWLLACVEAGARDLGGISPKDEVNPDYPHLQAQTLQEILQSGGWELVPRLPVYPQFDDWLSAELQEVVKQWRKLLIQHDLFANTKLTKNPI
- the mnmE gene encoding tRNA uridine-5-carboxymethylaminomethyl(34) synthesis GTPase MnmE, with protein sequence MSELLATTGTIAAIATAIVPQQGSVGIVRVSGSQALAIAQTLFHAPGKQVWESHRILYGYIRHPQTRQLVDEALLLIMKAPRSYTREDVIEFHCHGGIMAVQQVLQLCLENGARLAQAGEFTLRAFLHGRLDLTQAEGIADLVGAKSPQAAQAALAGLQGKLAHPIRQLRTNCLDILAEIEARIDFEEDLPPLDDKVIISAIENISAEISRLLATKDQGELLRSGLKVAIVGRPNVGKSSLLNAWSQSDRAIVTDLPGTTRDVVESQLVVGGIPVQVLDTAGIRATSDQVEKIGVERSRHAANTADLVLLTIDAATGWTTDDQEIYEQVQHRPLILVINKIDLVEKQFLTSLKYPQNIHHIVYTAAAQKQGISHLETAILALVKTEKLQAADMDLAINQRQAAALTQAKISLEQVQATINQQLPLDFWTIDLRGAIHALGEITGEEVTESVLDRIFSKFCIGK
- the rsmI gene encoding 16S rRNA (cytidine(1402)-2'-O)-methyltransferase, which translates into the protein MQTDPQPRTLYIVGTPIGNLEDITFRAVRILQTVDLIAAEDTRHTGKLLQHLQIKTPQISYHEHNRTSRIPELLENLQTGKAIALVSDAGMPGISDPGYELVKACVEAGLTVVPIPGASAAITALSAAGLPTDRFVFEGFLPAKSQQRREYLEFLQTESRTLIFYESPHRLRETLQDLAQVWGSDRQIVLARELTKLYEEFWRGNIAEAIAHYQQREPQGEYTIIVAGNIANETQLTEAQLKAELQQLISQGITRSQASRQLAKYTALNRRQIYQLALSIVVDPE
- a CDS encoding sugar kinase, yielding MTKSYRGLFVGLVTLDLIYLAESAPKNNQKLVAVDYTVAAGGPATNAAVTFSYLGNQATALIVLGSHPMTELIRSDLHKYPVAIADLDPTTDTAPPVSSIIVTQNTGERAVISINAVKTQANDDSIPPDILHNIDIVLIDGHQIKVGHTVAQIAKADNIPVVVDGGSWKPGLEKILPFVDYAICSANFHPPNCDSPATVFAYLHNWGIPHIAITHGEQPIEYLSGEKTGTVNVPAIRAVDTLGAGDILHGAFCHYILQTSFADALEKAAIIAANACKHFGTRRWMDVE
- a CDS encoding 3'(2'),5'-bisphosphate nucleotidase CysQ; protein product: MKDLQEILAIARTVGWGAAKILHSYYHQTAADLNLGIEYKQNEPVTIADIAVSQYILEQLQSALGQEDFIYISEETYQSQLNIDLSSTSKWVWIIDPLDGTRDFIEKTGDYAVHIALVKENRTILAVVAIPEAKKLYYATKDGGTFVETHNDSVPVQLSFTHKNQRLEDLIIVVSRSHRNQRLDYLLQNLPCRHQKAVGSVGCKIATILEQQADLYISLSGKSAPKDWDIAAPELILTEAGGKFTHFDGTILEYNTGDINQWGSLLASNGHYHEKLCEEAKKILAQLET
- a CDS encoding RNA-binding protein → MSIYIGNLSYQVTEEDLKLAFAEYGKVNRVQLPTDRETGRPRGFAFVEMETEAQENAAIEALDGAEWMGRDLKVNKAKPREERSSPRGGGSWGNNNRSNRRY
- the rpsU gene encoding 30S ribosomal protein S21, translating into MTQVVLGENEGIESALRRFKREVSKAGIFQDMRKKRHFETPLEKEKRKAVARHKQNRRNHTRFR